From Dehalococcoidia bacterium, one genomic window encodes:
- the pstC gene encoding phosphate ABC transporter permease subunit PstC — MPVDAMEAPAPAPAPSWTFAHRSTSARRVREWPIYALLFACAAVSVITTFGIVFTLFEETVRFFEEISIVEFLTGTEWTPLFTNKHFGVLPLLNATLMIALTAMLFAIPLGMGVAIYLSEYAPGRVRAVVKPVLEILAGIPTVVYGYFALTFISPEIVRRLFGSDTPLFNALSAAIAMAIMILPLVSSLSEDAMRSVPNALREGAYGVGANKFEVSTRIVVPAALSGIVAACILAVSRAVGETMIVVVAAGNQPNLSLNPLEGMQTMTAYIVQISLGDTPRGTLEYSTIFAVAVMLFLTTLLLNIFAQWLIGRFREGYE; from the coding sequence GTGCCCGTAGACGCAATGGAAGCCCCCGCCCCTGCGCCCGCGCCGTCATGGACATTCGCCCACCGTTCGACCTCAGCCAGGCGGGTCCGTGAGTGGCCCATCTACGCGCTGCTCTTCGCCTGCGCCGCCGTCTCCGTGATCACCACCTTCGGGATTGTCTTCACGCTGTTCGAAGAGACAGTCAGGTTCTTCGAAGAAATCTCGATCGTCGAGTTCCTGACCGGGACAGAATGGACGCCACTTTTCACGAACAAGCACTTCGGCGTCCTGCCCCTGCTCAACGCCACGCTCATGATCGCGCTCACGGCGATGCTCTTCGCCATCCCTCTCGGCATGGGAGTCGCCATCTACCTCAGCGAGTACGCCCCGGGGCGCGTGCGGGCGGTGGTCAAGCCGGTACTGGAGATACTTGCCGGCATCCCGACGGTTGTGTACGGCTATTTCGCCTTGACCTTCATCTCACCCGAGATCGTCCGGCGCCTCTTCGGCTCGGACACTCCCCTGTTCAACGCCCTCTCCGCTGCCATCGCGATGGCGATCATGATCCTGCCGCTCGTGTCCTCTCTGAGCGAGGACGCCATGCGGTCCGTGCCTAACGCCCTGCGCGAAGGAGCCTACGGCGTCGGCGCGAACAAGTTCGAGGTGTCGACCCGCATCGTCGTGCCCGCCGCGCTGTCCGGTATCGTCGCGGCCTGCATCCTGGCCGTCTCGCGCGCCGTCGGCGAGACCATGATCGTCGTCGTCGCGGCCGGTAACCAGCCGAATCTCTCCCTCAACCCGCTCGAGGGCATGCAGACGATGACTGCCTACATCGTCCAGATCAGCCTGGGCGATACGCCTCGCGGGACACTCGAGTACAGCACGATCTTCGCGGTCGCTGTCATGCTCTTCCTCACAACCCTCCTCCTCAACATCTTCGCCCAGTGGCTCATCGGGCGCTTCCGCGAGGGATACGAGTGA
- a CDS encoding PstS family phosphate ABC transporter substrate-binding protein — MLLTAALLAACGQSNDDGSTDSAAEPRLSGNILIDGSSTVFPITEAVAEEFRRVQRNVNVTVGISGTGGGFQKFCNGETSISDASRPIRQPEIETCKAKGIEWIEIPVAYDALSVVVNPQNTWASCMTTTELKKLWSPEAQGVVTKWSDIRADWPNETIRLFGPGTDSGTFDYFTEAINGKEDASRGDYTASEDDNVLVQGVSGDRYALGYFGLAYYIENQNKLKAVQIDQGKGCVTPSAATVESGAYTPLSRPLFIYVRRDHADRPEVKAFVDFYLKNVPVLAKEVGYVPFPPAIYELATARWTSRKTGTAYVGDTAGKTVLQIYQAAAAGGY; from the coding sequence ATGCTGCTGACAGCCGCCCTGCTGGCCGCTTGCGGCCAGTCCAACGACGACGGCAGCACGGACTCGGCCGCAGAGCCGCGGCTCAGCGGCAACATCCTGATCGACGGCTCCAGCACGGTCTTTCCGATCACGGAAGCAGTTGCGGAGGAGTTCCGCCGGGTCCAGCGCAACGTCAACGTCACCGTCGGCATCTCCGGCACAGGCGGCGGATTCCAGAAGTTCTGCAACGGCGAGACCAGCATCAGCGACGCCTCGCGGCCAATCCGCCAGCCTGAGATCGAAACATGTAAGGCCAAGGGCATCGAGTGGATCGAAATCCCGGTCGCTTACGACGCCCTGTCGGTTGTCGTCAACCCGCAGAACACATGGGCGTCTTGCATGACCACTACCGAACTCAAGAAGCTCTGGTCTCCAGAAGCCCAGGGCGTGGTGACAAAGTGGAGCGACATACGCGCCGACTGGCCGAACGAGACCATCCGGCTCTTCGGGCCGGGTACCGACTCCGGCACCTTCGACTACTTCACCGAGGCCATCAACGGCAAGGAAGACGCCAGCCGCGGCGACTACACTGCCTCCGAAGACGACAACGTCCTCGTCCAGGGCGTCTCCGGCGACCGCTACGCCCTCGGTTACTTCGGCCTCGCCTATTACATCGAAAACCAGAACAAGCTCAAGGCCGTCCAGATCGACCAGGGCAAGGGCTGCGTGACTCCATCGGCGGCGACGGTCGAGAGTGGCGCCTACACTCCGCTCTCGCGGCCTCTGTTCATATACGTGCGCCGCGACCACGCCGACAGGCCTGAAGTGAAGGCGTTCGTCGACTTCTACCTGAAGAACGTGCCCGTGCTTGCAAAGGAAGTCGGATACGTCCCGTTCCCACCAGCGATCTATGAGCTCGCCACCGCCCGCTGGACCTCGCGCAAGACCGGCACCGCCTATGTGGGGGACACAGCCGGCAAGACGGTGCTCCAGATCTACCAGGCGGCCGCGGCCGGCGGGTACTGA